From the Salinimicrobium tongyeongense genome, one window contains:
- a CDS encoding GxxExxY protein: MTENEISFRIIGCAMELHRKVGAGLLESAYENALAYELKSAGLTVQQQLAMPFVYKEIKMDVGYRIDLLVENKVIVEIKSLENLAPVHFSQLLTYLKLSEKKLGLLINFNCKTLKEGIHRLVNNL; the protein is encoded by the coding sequence ATGACAGAAAATGAGATTTCCTTCAGGATTATTGGCTGCGCCATGGAGCTTCATCGTAAGGTGGGGGCGGGACTTCTCGAATCTGCCTATGAAAACGCTTTGGCTTATGAGCTTAAGAGTGCAGGTTTAACAGTACAGCAGCAACTTGCAATGCCTTTCGTGTATAAGGAAATTAAAATGGATGTTGGTTATAGAATTGATTTGCTTGTCGAAAACAAGGTAATCGTTGAAATAAAATCTTTAGAAAATCTTGCGCCAGTACATTTTTCTCAGTTACTAACATATCTAAAACTTTCTGAGAAGAAGCTGGGTTTGCTTATAAATTTTAATTGTAAAACACTTAAGGAAGGAATCCATAGATTAGTAAATAATCTATAG
- a CDS encoding peptide-methionine (S)-S-oxide reductase translates to MTAIKKIGLGGGCHWCTEAVFQAVEGVVKVEQGYIASHAPANAFSEAVIVHYLPKMANLERLLEVHLHTHNSTSNHSFREKYRSAVYFFSSEEEIEIRNILKKLQQQFEEPLVTQVLAFAEFKASREQIRDYYRKNPDAPFCRRYIEPKLKFLKEESLISRKGRKG, encoded by the coding sequence ATGACTGCAATTAAGAAGATAGGCCTGGGTGGAGGTTGCCACTGGTGTACCGAAGCGGTGTTCCAGGCGGTGGAAGGCGTGGTGAAAGTAGAGCAGGGATACATTGCCTCTCACGCTCCCGCCAATGCTTTCTCTGAAGCTGTGATTGTACATTACCTGCCAAAAATGGCAAATTTGGAGCGGCTTTTAGAGGTGCACCTTCACACGCACAATTCCACTTCAAATCATTCATTCCGGGAAAAATATCGAAGTGCGGTTTATTTTTTCTCTTCGGAAGAGGAAATTGAAATTAGAAATATCCTGAAAAAACTTCAGCAGCAGTTTGAGGAACCACTGGTGACACAGGTTTTGGCATTTGCGGAATTTAAGGCTTCAAGGGAGCAGATACGAGATTACTACAGAAAAAATCCGGATGCTCCGTTTTGTAGGAGGTATATCGAACCGAAGTTAAAATTCCTGAAAGAAGAGTCTTTAATTTCTCGCAAAGGGCGCAAAGGCTAA
- the prfA gene encoding peptide chain release factor 1: MIEKLNIVKQRFDEVNDLIIQPDVIADQKRYIELNKEYKELKKLMDVRAEYVSLIENKKEAEEIIADGSDPEMTEMAKLQLEEAKEQIPGMEEKIRMMLVPKDPEDAKNVVMEIRAGTGGDEASIFAGDLYRMYTKYIESKGWKHQIVDFSEGTSGGFKEIIFDVTGEDVYGTLKFEAGVHRVQRVPQTETQGRVHTSAATVMVLPEAEEFDVEIDPKDVRIDYFCSSGPGGQSVNTTYSAVRLTHIPTGLVAQCQDQKSQHKNKEKAFRVLRSRLYEQELAKKMEADAAKRNSMVSSGDRSAKIRTYNYAQGRVTDHRIGLTLYDLGNIINGDIQKIIDELQLVENTEKLKENSDVF, from the coding sequence ATGATCGAGAAACTGAATATTGTGAAGCAACGCTTTGACGAGGTGAATGACCTGATCATTCAGCCCGATGTGATTGCCGATCAAAAGCGTTATATAGAGCTGAACAAAGAGTACAAGGAGTTAAAGAAATTGATGGATGTTCGCGCAGAGTACGTGAGCCTTATCGAAAATAAAAAGGAGGCCGAAGAGATCATCGCCGATGGCAGTGATCCCGAAATGACCGAAATGGCCAAACTTCAGCTTGAAGAAGCTAAAGAGCAGATCCCGGGAATGGAGGAGAAGATAAGGATGATGCTTGTGCCAAAAGACCCTGAAGACGCCAAGAACGTGGTGATGGAGATTCGCGCCGGTACCGGTGGGGACGAAGCCAGTATTTTTGCCGGCGACCTTTACCGCATGTACACCAAATACATTGAAAGCAAAGGCTGGAAGCACCAGATCGTTGACTTTAGCGAGGGTACCAGCGGCGGATTCAAGGAAATTATTTTTGACGTTACGGGCGAAGATGTCTACGGAACTTTAAAATTTGAAGCCGGGGTACACCGTGTACAGCGCGTACCTCAAACCGAAACCCAGGGCCGGGTGCATACCTCGGCTGCTACGGTGATGGTATTGCCCGAAGCCGAAGAATTTGATGTGGAGATTGACCCTAAAGATGTGCGGATTGATTATTTCTGTTCTTCGGGGCCCGGTGGGCAGTCGGTGAACACCACCTATTCGGCGGTGCGTTTAACCCACATTCCCACAGGACTGGTGGCGCAGTGCCAGGATCAGAAATCTCAGCATAAAAACAAGGAAAAAGCTTTCCGCGTGTTGAGGTCAAGGCTTTACGAACAGGAGCTGGCCAAGAAGATGGAGGCCGATGCCGCCAAGCGAAACTCCATGGTTTCTAGCGGAGACAGGAGTGCGAAGATACGTACCTATAATTATGCGCAGGGCCGGGTGACCGATCACCGCATTGGTCTTACCCTGTACGATCTTGGGAACATCATCAATGGCGATATCCAGAAGATCATAGACGAATTACAACTAGTAGAAAACACAGAAAAACTGAAAGAGAATTCCGACGTTTTTTAG
- the pyrF gene encoding orotidine-5'-phosphate decarboxylase has protein sequence MTTSQLTEQIRLKKSFLCIGLDVDLNKIPKQLLKEEDPIFAFNKAIIDATHHLAVAYKPNLAFYEAHGIKGWKALEKTINYLNENHPNIFSIADAKRGDIGNTSGMYAKAFFEDLNFDSVTVAPYMGKDSVEPFLAYQDKHTILLALTSNAGAYDFQTQRLNGEELYKKVIKTSKKWNNGQNLMYVVGATKAEYLQEIRKIIPESFLLVPGVGAQGGSLEEVCKFGMNRNVGLLVNASRAVIYASEGMDFAEAAAAEAKKMQQEMAAFL, from the coding sequence ATGACCACTTCCCAGCTTACCGAACAAATACGCCTCAAAAAATCCTTTTTGTGTATAGGTCTTGATGTAGATCTTAACAAAATTCCGAAGCAGCTTTTAAAAGAAGAAGATCCCATTTTCGCTTTCAACAAGGCAATTATTGACGCCACCCATCACCTGGCTGTGGCCTATAAGCCCAACCTGGCCTTTTACGAGGCCCACGGGATAAAAGGCTGGAAGGCACTGGAAAAAACCATTAATTACCTCAACGAAAATCACCCAAACATTTTTAGCATTGCCGATGCAAAAAGGGGCGATATAGGCAATACTTCGGGCATGTACGCAAAAGCCTTTTTTGAAGACCTTAATTTTGATTCGGTTACCGTAGCGCCATACATGGGAAAAGATTCCGTAGAGCCGTTTTTGGCCTACCAGGATAAGCACACCATTTTACTGGCGCTTACCTCTAACGCCGGTGCATACGATTTTCAGACGCAAAGACTAAATGGAGAAGAACTTTACAAAAAAGTCATCAAAACCTCCAAAAAATGGAATAATGGTCAAAACCTTATGTATGTGGTGGGTGCTACAAAGGCCGAATACCTGCAGGAAATACGAAAAATTATCCCCGAAAGCTTTTTGCTGGTGCCGGGAGTAGGCGCGCAGGGCGGAAGTTTGGAAGAAGTATGTAAATTCGGGATGAACCGCAATGTTGGCCTGCTCGTGAATGCTTCTCGAGCCGTGATCTATGCTTCGGAAGGAATGGATTTTGCTGAAGCAGCTGCAGCAGAAGCAAAAAAAATGCAGCAGGAAATGGCTGCTTTTTTATAG
- a CDS encoding ABC transporter substrate-binding protein, with translation MKEFYDQLNRKIALKEVPKRIVSLVPSQTELLVDLGLREQIVGVTKFCVHPECLRKEKKVVGGTKQVHFERVAALEPDIILCNKEENTEEMVAELEKIAPVHVSDICTIDDSLDLIGQYAEIFQVACKASEIIEKIKSEKQCFQDDAKRFPERKVAYFIWKNPWMVAGKDTFIDHLLKLNRFKNAFLEEDSRYPEIALNELEKKEVEVLLLSTEPFPFKEKDIEALKKEVRVGCIQIVDGEYFSWYGSRLTAAFNYFRKVQAILS, from the coding sequence ATGAAAGAATTTTACGACCAGTTAAACCGGAAGATTGCGCTGAAGGAAGTTCCGAAGCGAATTGTGAGCCTGGTGCCCAGCCAGACAGAACTGCTGGTAGATCTTGGCCTTAGGGAGCAAATTGTAGGTGTAACAAAGTTCTGCGTTCACCCTGAATGCCTTCGGAAAGAAAAAAAAGTGGTGGGTGGTACCAAGCAGGTGCATTTTGAGCGCGTCGCAGCCCTGGAACCAGACATCATCCTGTGTAATAAAGAAGAAAACACCGAAGAAATGGTGGCAGAGCTCGAAAAGATCGCTCCCGTGCATGTTTCAGATATCTGCACTATAGATGATTCCCTGGATCTCATTGGGCAGTATGCTGAAATATTTCAGGTGGCCTGCAAAGCTTCAGAAATCATTGAAAAAATTAAATCTGAAAAGCAGTGTTTTCAGGATGATGCAAAAAGATTTCCGGAGCGAAAAGTCGCATATTTTATCTGGAAGAATCCGTGGATGGTGGCCGGAAAAGATACTTTTATAGATCACCTGTTGAAACTTAACCGCTTTAAAAATGCCTTTTTAGAAGAGGATTCCCGTTATCCCGAAATTGCCCTTAACGAGCTAGAAAAAAAGGAGGTAGAGGTGCTGCTGCTTTCTACAGAACCTTTTCCTTTTAAGGAAAAAGATATTGAAGCTTTGAAGAAAGAAGTGAGGGTGGGCTGCATCCAGATTGTGGACGGGGAATATTTTAGCTGGTATGGCTCTCGCTTAACGGCCGCCTTTAATTATTTCAGGAAAGTTCAGGCGATCTTGTCCTGA
- a CDS encoding Lacal_2735 family protein: MFRLFEPRSTLERLREKYSFLMRRSYELALVDKLRSDMLNDKACKILKEIRRMEQNQDKIA; encoded by the coding sequence ATGTTTAGATTATTTGAACCCAGATCTACGCTGGAGAGGCTTCGTGAGAAGTATTCCTTTCTTATGCGCCGTTCGTATGAGCTCGCTTTAGTGGATAAGCTAAGAAGCGATATGCTCAATGATAAGGCATGCAAGATCCTCAAGGAGATCCGCCGTATGGAGCAGAATCAGGACAAGATCGCCTGA